From one Synechocystis sp. PCC 6803 substr. PCC-P genomic stretch:
- a CDS encoding Dps family protein produces the protein MATINIGIPEADRIKIAESLKKLLADTYTLYLQTHNFHWNVTGPQFRDLHLMFEEQYNELALAVDDIAERIRSLDVFAPGTYKEFAKLSSVQEVDGIPTSKEMVDILTKGHETIVQSCRDVLKCSQPADDESTIALASDRMRVHEKTAWMLRAMNK, from the coding sequence ATGGCTACGATTAATATCGGCATTCCTGAAGCGGACCGCATCAAAATTGCAGAGTCCTTGAAAAAACTGTTAGCCGATACCTACACCCTTTATCTACAAACCCACAACTTCCACTGGAACGTTACCGGCCCCCAATTCCGCGACCTCCATCTCATGTTTGAAGAACAGTACAATGAGTTGGCCCTGGCGGTGGATGACATTGCTGAGCGTATCCGCAGTTTGGATGTTTTTGCCCCCGGTACCTATAAGGAGTTCGCTAAACTGAGTTCGGTGCAAGAAGTGGACGGCATTCCCACCAGCAAAGAAATGGTCGATATTTTGACCAAGGGGCACGAAACCATTGTCCAGTCCTGTCGGGATGTGCTCAAATGCTCTCAGCCTGCCGATGATGAGTCCACCATCGCTTTGGCTTCGGACCGGATGCGGGTCCATGAAAAAACGGCTTGGATGTTGCGGGCCATGAATAAATAG
- a CDS encoding sugar ABC transporter substrate-binding protein — protein sequence MVSWCRWRSPRRWFLFACLGLLLSGLISCQSNSPQSMEGKVSFWTMQLQPKFNKYFDDLISTFERNNPPEQVSWVDIPWNAMESKILSAVSANTAPDVVNLNPTFSSLLASKNAWLNLEEEVSAEVKARYLPSIWQANSLGNGEVFGFPWYLTTRITIYNQDLLQQAGLSTPPATFAELAVAAREIKAKTGKYGFFVTFSPSDSAEALESLVQMGVQLVDSDGRATFNSPAGKVAFQYWVDLYQQGLLPPEVLTEGHRRAGDLYQSGAIAFLSAGPELLASLEKNAPSIAKVSAAAPQIVGETGKRNVAVMNLVIPRSTKNPTGAIKFAEFVTNTDNQFAFIKEANVLPSTIGAVDKYRQELAQISNASSLENARRVALEQLPTAEVLIPPMANLNQLKRIIYENLGAAMVGNKTVDQALQDAEQVWNDNLKG from the coding sequence ATGGTTTCATGGTGCCGATGGCGATCGCCAAGACGTTGGTTTTTGTTTGCGTGTCTTGGGCTGTTGCTCAGTGGATTAATCAGTTGCCAGAGCAATTCCCCCCAGAGCATGGAGGGGAAAGTCAGCTTTTGGACTATGCAATTGCAGCCAAAATTTAATAAGTATTTTGACGACTTGATTAGTACTTTTGAGCGGAACAATCCGCCGGAGCAGGTGAGTTGGGTAGATATTCCTTGGAATGCCATGGAGAGTAAAATCCTCAGTGCCGTCTCGGCCAACACAGCCCCCGATGTGGTCAACCTAAACCCCACCTTTTCCTCTTTATTGGCTAGTAAAAATGCCTGGCTGAATTTGGAAGAGGAGGTGAGCGCAGAAGTTAAGGCTCGCTATCTGCCCAGTATTTGGCAAGCTAACAGCTTAGGCAACGGTGAAGTATTCGGTTTTCCCTGGTATCTCACCACCCGCATTACCATCTATAACCAGGATTTATTGCAACAGGCTGGATTATCTACCCCGCCAGCAACCTTTGCCGAATTGGCGGTGGCGGCTAGGGAAATTAAGGCGAAAACCGGTAAATATGGCTTTTTTGTCACGTTTTCCCCTTCTGATTCCGCCGAAGCCCTAGAAAGCCTGGTACAAATGGGGGTACAGTTGGTGGACAGTGATGGCCGGGCCACTTTTAACAGTCCCGCCGGCAAAGTGGCTTTTCAGTATTGGGTTGATTTGTATCAACAAGGATTACTGCCACCGGAAGTGCTCACTGAAGGCCATCGTCGAGCGGGGGACCTTTATCAGTCCGGGGCGATCGCCTTTTTATCGGCAGGGCCAGAGCTATTGGCTAGTTTGGAGAAAAATGCCCCCAGCATTGCTAAAGTTTCCGCCGCCGCGCCCCAAATTGTGGGGGAAACCGGCAAAAGAAATGTGGCTGTAATGAATCTAGTCATTCCTCGGAGTACCAAAAACCCCACTGGAGCAATTAAATTTGCTGAATTTGTGACCAATACGGACAACCAATTTGCCTTCATCAAAGAAGCCAACGTTTTGCCCTCCACCATTGGCGCTGTTGACAAATATCGACAGGAGTTGGCACAAATCAGCAACGCCAGTTCCTTGGAAAATGCTCGTCGGGTAGCATTGGAACAATTGCCCACCGCAGAGGTGTTAATTCCTCCCATGGCCAACCTTAACCAACTCAAGCGTATCATCTACGAAAATCTTGGAGCGGCGATGGTGGGCAACAAAACAGTAGACCAGGCCCTACAGGATGCGGAACAAGTCTGGAATGACAATTTGAAAGGCTAG
- a CDS encoding DUF3386 domain-containing protein, with the protein MTATVTAQEAFRAAYENRYTWDENFPGYRAHLTVTQGDERYEGEVEVKADYTVTVTGFSDETVQESVYNQMRDIVTHRKQGNFEKSHGKNEFSFGETDASGAIAIDVKGDAMGSNYKIRGTEICQVSRVMGPVAFTINTEESLDTGSGYIAIKYNAIFKDPKTDTLKGKRDFTETYGELGGYYLPTQQTVEAIAAGGEKIFTDFSFTNLELLA; encoded by the coding sequence ATGACTGCTACTGTTACAGCCCAAGAAGCCTTCCGAGCCGCCTATGAAAACCGCTACACCTGGGACGAAAATTTTCCCGGTTATCGGGCCCATCTCACCGTCACCCAAGGGGATGAACGCTACGAAGGGGAAGTGGAGGTGAAGGCGGACTACACTGTCACCGTGACTGGTTTTAGTGACGAGACGGTACAGGAAAGCGTTTATAACCAAATGCGGGACATTGTTACCCACCGCAAACAAGGGAATTTTGAAAAGTCCCACGGCAAAAATGAGTTTAGCTTTGGGGAAACCGATGCTTCCGGGGCGATCGCCATTGATGTGAAGGGAGATGCCATGGGGTCGAACTATAAAATCCGGGGCACGGAAATTTGTCAGGTCAGTCGGGTGATGGGGCCGGTGGCTTTCACCATCAACACCGAAGAAAGTTTGGATACTGGTTCCGGCTACATTGCCATCAAATATAATGCCATTTTTAAAGACCCTAAAACTGATACCCTCAAAGGCAAACGGGACTTCACCGAAACCTATGGGGAATTGGGGGGCTATTACCTACCCACTCAACAAACCGTAGAGGCGATCGCCGCTGGGGGAGAAAAAATCTTCACCGATTTTAGCTTCACTAATCTAGAACTTTTGGCATAG
- a CDS encoding 50S ribosomal protein L23: protein MSKVIDQRRLADLIIKPIVTEKATLQLEDNKYVFDVRPEATKPEIKAAIELLFDVKVTGVNTARMPRRKKRVGRFMGFKAQVKRAVVTLKEGDSIQLFPDV, encoded by the coding sequence GTGAGTAAGGTAATTGATCAGCGTCGTTTGGCGGACTTAATTATTAAACCGATTGTGACGGAAAAGGCCACGCTACAACTCGAAGACAACAAATACGTCTTTGATGTGCGCCCTGAAGCCACCAAACCGGAAATCAAAGCGGCGATCGAACTTTTGTTTGACGTCAAAGTAACAGGGGTAAATACTGCCCGTATGCCCCGCAGAAAGAAACGGGTTGGTCGTTTCATGGGTTTCAAAGCTCAAGTGAAGCGGGCCGTTGTCACCCTCAAGGAAGGGGACAGCATCCAACTCTTCCCTGACGTGTAA
- the petJ gene encoding cytochrome c6 PetJ: MFKLFNQASRIFFGIALPCLIFLGGIFSLGNTALAADLAHGKAIFAGNCAACHNGGLNAINPSKTLKMADLEANGKNSVAAIVAQITNGNGAMPGFKGRISDSDMEDVAAYVLDQAEKGW, from the coding sequence ATGTTTAAATTATTCAACCAAGCTAGCCGAATTTTTTTTGGCATTGCCCTCCCCTGTCTAATTTTCCTGGGGGGGATTTTTTCCCTGGGTAACACCGCCCTAGCCGCTGACCTAGCCCATGGTAAAGCTATCTTTGCCGGTAACTGTGCCGCTTGTCATAATGGGGGCCTTAATGCCATCAACCCCAGCAAAACCTTAAAAATGGCAGACTTGGAAGCCAATGGTAAAAATTCCGTGGCGGCAATTGTGGCCCAGATCACCAATGGTAATGGCGCTATGCCTGGCTTTAAGGGTCGCATCAGTGACAGCGACATGGAAGATGTGGCGGCCTACGTGCTTGATCAAGCGGAAAAGGGCTGGTAG
- a CDS encoding ATP-binding cassette domain-containing protein, with product MVENLSKVYPIALKSPGLKGTLQHFWQRRYRQILAVQDISFTIPPGAMVGFLGANGAGKTTTLKMLTGLIKPSGGKVRVAGFDPFRRQTAFLRRTSLVMGQKQQLIWDLPTLDSLRINGAIYEIPDQVFEQRLGELSEMLDLTTELKQPVRKLSLGQRMKAELLAALLHHPTVLFLDEPTLGLDVNAQVAVRRFLQEYNRRYQATVLLTSHYMADITTLCERVLLIHQGQLMYDGDLEALVERFSPYRQVAVELSAPIPLEKLQLYGEVESVEGLLVRFLLKRESLTTAIAKLLAELPVSDLSVSDPPIEEIIGRLFSQGNLDNKL from the coding sequence GTGGTGGAAAATTTGAGCAAGGTTTATCCCATTGCCCTCAAATCCCCTGGTCTGAAGGGAACATTGCAACATTTTTGGCAGAGACGTTACCGCCAAATTTTGGCAGTGCAAGATATCTCCTTTACCATTCCCCCTGGGGCGATGGTGGGCTTCCTCGGTGCCAATGGAGCCGGCAAAACCACCACATTGAAGATGCTCACGGGGCTAATTAAACCCTCGGGGGGAAAAGTGCGGGTGGCGGGCTTTGATCCCTTCCGTCGGCAGACAGCTTTTTTAAGGCGCACTAGTTTAGTAATGGGGCAAAAACAACAGTTAATCTGGGATTTGCCCACCCTGGATTCCCTGCGCATCAATGGGGCGATTTACGAAATTCCCGACCAAGTCTTTGAACAACGGCTGGGAGAATTGAGCGAAATGCTCGATTTAACCACAGAATTAAAACAACCGGTGCGTAAACTTTCCCTGGGGCAAAGGATGAAGGCGGAATTGTTAGCCGCTCTGCTCCACCACCCCACCGTTTTATTTTTGGATGAACCCACCTTGGGACTGGATGTTAATGCCCAAGTGGCGGTGCGGCGGTTTTTGCAGGAGTACAATCGGCGTTACCAAGCCACAGTGTTATTGACTAGTCATTACATGGCAGATATCACCACCCTTTGTGAGCGAGTGCTATTGATTCACCAAGGACAGTTGATGTATGACGGTGATCTGGAAGCTCTGGTGGAACGATTTTCCCCTTACCGACAAGTGGCGGTGGAATTATCTGCCCCCATACCTTTGGAAAAATTACAGCTCTATGGCGAAGTGGAGAGTGTGGAGGGTCTACTGGTGCGCTTTTTGCTAAAACGGGAAAGCCTCACCACGGCGATCGCCAAACTGTTAGCGGAGTTGCCAGTATCGGATTTAAGCGTATCTGACCCCCCCATTGAAGAAATCATTGGCCGTCTATTTTCCCAGGGCAATTTGGATAATAAACTTTGA
- a CDS encoding urease accessory protein UreF — translation MGAYNYSEGLEWLIERGNITNADTLGAWITQELCRGSITVDTAIMVRAHRLAGQMPKTDILPSPTLKHLSYWNQWLTATRESRELREQSLQMGGSLRKLLLDLEPTVQSWFEPIPPTEPCNYAIAFGLGAAFWGIDLHQSGLGYLHSWANNLISAGLRLIPLGQTAGQKLLLHLTPTILHQWQQILLLGDDDLYSCSWGLALASMGHESQYTRLFRS, via the coding sequence GTGGGAGCCTACAACTATTCCGAAGGCTTAGAATGGTTGATAGAACGGGGAAATATTACTAATGCTGATACCTTAGGAGCGTGGATTACCCAGGAGTTATGCCGGGGGTCCATTACGGTGGACACAGCCATTATGGTTCGAGCCCATCGGCTTGCCGGCCAAATGCCCAAGACTGATATTTTACCCAGCCCCACTCTCAAACATTTATCCTATTGGAATCAATGGTTAACAGCCACTAGGGAAAGTCGGGAATTAAGAGAGCAAAGCTTGCAAATGGGAGGTTCCCTGCGAAAACTGTTGTTGGATTTAGAGCCTACTGTGCAATCTTGGTTTGAGCCAATTCCCCCCACGGAACCCTGTAACTACGCGATCGCCTTTGGATTAGGGGCGGCTTTTTGGGGCATTGATCTCCATCAAAGTGGGTTGGGCTATCTCCACAGTTGGGCTAATAACCTAATTTCGGCGGGGTTAAGACTGATTCCGTTGGGGCAAACCGCAGGTCAAAAATTGTTATTGCATTTAACACCCACCATTTTGCATCAATGGCAGCAAATTTTATTGCTGGGGGATGATGATTTGTACAGTTGTAGTTGGGGGTTAGCCCTAGCCAGCATGGGCCATGAAAGTCAATACACTAGATTATTCCGGAGTTAG
- the argB gene encoding acetylglutamate kinase, with product MSSTQDYIGEEAATRVKILSEALPYIQHFAGRTVVVKYGGAAMKDSNLKDKVIRDIVFMASVGIRPVVVHGGGPEINTWLDKVGIEPQFKDGLRVTDAATMDIVEMVLVGRVNKELVNLINQAGGKAVGLCGKDGQLMTARTMTNKDVGFVGEVSSVDARVVETLVKSGYIPVISSVAADEFGQAHNINADTCAGELAAALGAEKLILLTDTRGILRDYKDPSTLIHKLDIQQARELIGSGIVAGGMIPKVTCCVRSLAQGVRAAHILDGRLPHALLLEVFTDLGIGSMIVASGYDL from the coding sequence ATGAGCAGTACCCAAGATTATATCGGCGAGGAAGCCGCCACCAGAGTCAAAATCCTCAGTGAAGCTTTGCCCTACATCCAACACTTTGCTGGCCGCACCGTGGTGGTCAAATATGGAGGGGCTGCCATGAAAGACAGCAACCTCAAAGACAAGGTAATCCGGGACATTGTCTTTATGGCCTCCGTTGGCATTCGCCCGGTGGTAGTCCATGGCGGAGGGCCAGAAATTAACACCTGGCTAGATAAGGTGGGCATCGAACCCCAATTTAAAGATGGGTTACGGGTCACCGATGCGGCCACCATGGATATTGTGGAAATGGTACTGGTGGGTAGAGTCAACAAAGAATTGGTCAATTTAATTAACCAAGCCGGAGGAAAAGCCGTGGGACTTTGTGGCAAAGACGGCCAACTGATGACCGCCCGCACCATGACTAATAAAGATGTTGGTTTTGTGGGGGAGGTGAGCTCCGTTGATGCCCGGGTGGTGGAAACCTTGGTGAAAAGCGGTTATATTCCCGTCATTTCCAGTGTGGCGGCGGATGAATTTGGCCAAGCTCACAATATCAATGCCGACACCTGTGCTGGGGAGTTGGCCGCAGCCCTAGGGGCAGAAAAACTAATTCTCCTCACTGACACCAGGGGCATTTTGCGGGATTATAAAGACCCCTCCACCCTAATTCACAAGTTAGATATTCAACAGGCGCGGGAATTGATTGGCTCCGGCATAGTGGCGGGGGGCATGATTCCCAAGGTTACCTGTTGTGTGCGTTCCCTAGCCCAGGGAGTAAGGGCGGCCCATATTCTGGATGGCCGTTTGCCCCATGCTCTGTTGTTGGAGGTATTCACCGATCTGGGCATTGGTTCGATGATTGTGGCTTCGGGCTATGATCTCTGA
- the rplD gene encoding 50S ribosomal protein L4, with protein MVDCIVKNWQGEEVGNASLTLRVAKEENAAHIVHRALVRQQNNARQGNASAKTRAEVRGGGRKPWKQKGTGRARAGSIRSPLWRGGGVIFGPKPRDYSQKMNRKERRLALRTAIASRADNMVVVEAFGDQFSQPKTKELATALTRWGAKPEKRVLLILDEIPENVFLSGRNIPYLKILRADNLNIYDVLVADTIVATATALEKIQEVYGE; from the coding sequence ATGGTTGATTGTATTGTAAAAAACTGGCAGGGGGAAGAAGTGGGCAATGCTTCTCTGACCCTAAGGGTTGCTAAGGAAGAAAATGCGGCCCACATTGTCCACCGGGCCCTGGTGCGGCAACAAAATAATGCCCGCCAAGGCAACGCCTCCGCTAAAACCCGGGCTGAAGTCCGGGGGGGGGGTCGCAAACCCTGGAAACAAAAGGGTACGGGGCGGGCCCGGGCTGGTTCGATTCGTTCTCCCCTCTGGCGGGGTGGTGGTGTGATCTTTGGGCCTAAGCCTCGAGATTACAGCCAAAAAATGAACCGCAAGGAACGTCGTTTGGCCCTGAGAACGGCGATCGCCTCCCGAGCCGACAACATGGTGGTGGTGGAAGCCTTTGGTGATCAATTCAGCCAACCTAAAACCAAGGAGTTGGCCACGGCCTTGACTCGCTGGGGTGCCAAACCAGAAAAACGGGTGTTGTTGATCCTTGATGAAATTCCAGAAAATGTCTTTCTTTCTGGGCGCAACATTCCCTATTTGAAAATTTTACGGGCAGATAACCTCAATATCTACGACGTTCTCGTTGCAGACACCATTGTGGCCACCGCCACTGCCCTCGAGAAAATCCAGGAGGTTTACGGTGAGTAA
- a CDS encoding chorismate lyase codes for MKLSPAVSPSLAWHSLDLLWQGDQHDVRHGLPHSVLPPPWQILILGDGSPTRHLQLLTGEKTEVDVIDMAPVSPRDDGAPPQINTVPGPHLRRQVWLRTKSGQRLAYAVSWWDASHVDEYLQNRSLPIWDSLSRLHTELYRDIQAIYCGHNRTLAKAFGQEGPFWGRHYLFWHDRKPLTLIYEIFSPYLSRYLGELPRPKFE; via the coding sequence TTGAAGCTTTCTCCGGCCGTTTCCCCTTCCCTTGCTTGGCATTCACTGGACCTACTCTGGCAGGGGGATCAACACGACGTTAGGCATGGTCTACCCCACAGCGTCCTGCCCCCTCCATGGCAGATCCTCATCCTCGGGGATGGTTCCCCCACCAGGCACCTGCAACTACTCACCGGGGAAAAGACAGAGGTGGATGTGATTGACATGGCTCCAGTGAGCCCCAGGGACGACGGCGCTCCCCCCCAAATTAACACGGTGCCCGGCCCCCACCTGCGGCGACAGGTATGGCTAAGGACCAAGTCTGGCCAAAGACTGGCCTATGCGGTTTCCTGGTGGGATGCTAGCCATGTGGACGAGTATTTGCAAAATCGTAGTTTACCCATTTGGGACAGCCTTTCCCGGTTGCACACCGAGCTGTATCGGGATATCCAAGCCATATACTGCGGCCATAATCGGACCCTAGCTAAGGCTTTTGGCCAAGAAGGGCCTTTTTGGGGCCGTCATTACCTTTTCTGGCATGACCGTAAACCCCTAACCCTAATTTACGAAATTTTTTCCCCCTACCTATCCCGCTACCTAGGCGAATTGCCTAGGCCAAAATTTGAGTAA
- a CDS encoding metallophosphoesterase, which translates to MPSKGRGNGRRKLQGEMPVRYKTLHFRDFSDDNKLKLRRWAFWAMAIAVFVGIISGSWLTSPGGSVGLGQTLPPRKDLRIAVISDLNSAYGSTSYEPEVHKALELIPSMKPDLVLCSGDMVAGQSPKLTNAQIQAMWEAFDRGVAHPLRRAGIPFGFTMGNHDASGALDQNRRFRFQNERDLAARYWRNPAHDPGITFLDKSDFPFYYTFTQNGVFFLVWDGSTHLIPAEKLAWVEKALASAPARQAKLRLAIGHLPLYGVAEGRNKPGEVMANAEQLRALLEKYNVHTYVSGHQHAYYPGRRGNLELLHTGLLGAGPRALIGQERRSPKTLTILDFTFDQPGQVQYTTYDMKNLATVRLESLPRFLLGHNGRVIRRDLRQGNLTPAEQQACIKNLGSALCNTK; encoded by the coding sequence ATGCCAAGCAAGGGAAGGGGAAACGGCCGGAGAAAGCTTCAAGGGGAAATGCCTGTGCGTTACAAAACTTTACATTTTCGTGACTTTTCTGATGATAACAAACTCAAGCTACGGCGGTGGGCTTTCTGGGCTATGGCGATCGCCGTTTTTGTTGGGATCATTAGCGGGTCATGGTTAACTTCCCCAGGGGGATCGGTGGGGCTTGGGCAGACACTTCCACCCCGGAAGGATTTACGCATAGCAGTGATCAGTGACCTTAACAGTGCCTATGGTTCCACCAGTTATGAGCCGGAGGTACACAAGGCGTTGGAGCTAATTCCCAGTATGAAACCGGATCTTGTCCTCTGTAGTGGAGACATGGTGGCGGGGCAGAGTCCTAAATTAACCAATGCCCAAATTCAAGCCATGTGGGAAGCCTTTGACCGGGGGGTGGCCCATCCTTTACGACGGGCTGGAATTCCCTTTGGTTTTACGATGGGGAACCACGATGCTTCCGGTGCTCTGGATCAAAATCGTCGTTTTCGGTTTCAAAATGAACGGGATTTGGCGGCCCGTTATTGGCGCAACCCGGCCCATGATCCAGGCATAACTTTCCTGGATAAAAGTGATTTCCCCTTTTATTACACCTTCACTCAGAATGGTGTTTTTTTTCTGGTCTGGGACGGGTCAACTCATCTTATACCTGCGGAAAAATTGGCTTGGGTAGAAAAAGCTTTGGCCAGTGCTCCGGCTCGGCAAGCTAAGTTACGACTGGCGATCGGTCATTTGCCTCTCTATGGTGTGGCGGAAGGTCGCAATAAGCCGGGGGAGGTGATGGCCAACGCTGAGCAGTTAAGGGCCTTGTTGGAAAAGTATAATGTTCATACCTATGTCAGCGGGCACCAACACGCTTACTATCCTGGTCGGCGAGGAAATTTGGAATTGCTCCACACGGGCCTATTGGGGGCGGGCCCCAGAGCTTTAATTGGTCAAGAACGGCGATCGCCAAAGACGTTAACCATTTTGGATTTCACGTTCGATCAACCGGGGCAGGTGCAATACACCACCTACGACATGAAGAATTTGGCTACTGTGAGACTGGAATCTTTACCCCGGTTTCTGTTGGGCCATAATGGTCGGGTAATCCGTCGCGACCTGAGGCAAGGGAATTTAACCCCAGCGGAACAGCAGGCCTGCATAAAAAATTTAGGTTCTGCCCTATGCAATACAAAGTGA
- the rplC gene encoding 50S ribosomal protein L3, producing the protein MSIGILGTKLGMTQIFDQESGISIPVTVVQAGPCPVTQVKTQDTDGYNAIQVGFLPVKEKALSKPELGHLKKSNTDPMRHLKEYRLTDAPNLQPGDAVTADIFQAGDLVDVAGQSMGRGFAGYQKRHNFRRGNMTHGSKNHRLPGSTGAGTTPGRVYPGKRMAGQYGASQVTVRRLTVVRVDAERNLLIIKGALPGKPGTLLNITPAKTVGRG; encoded by the coding sequence GTGTCTATCGGTATTTTAGGAACAAAGCTGGGCATGACCCAGATATTTGATCAAGAAAGCGGCATTTCCATCCCTGTGACGGTGGTGCAAGCGGGTCCCTGTCCCGTAACCCAGGTGAAAACCCAGGACACCGACGGCTATAACGCTATCCAAGTCGGTTTTTTGCCTGTTAAAGAAAAGGCGCTGTCCAAGCCTGAGTTGGGACATTTGAAGAAGTCGAACACTGATCCTATGCGTCATTTGAAGGAGTACCGTTTGACGGACGCTCCTAACCTGCAACCCGGGGATGCAGTCACAGCGGACATTTTCCAAGCTGGAGACCTAGTCGATGTAGCCGGTCAAAGTATGGGTCGGGGTTTTGCTGGCTACCAAAAACGCCATAATTTCCGTCGGGGTAACATGACCCACGGTTCCAAAAACCACCGTCTGCCCGGTTCTACGGGAGCTGGTACTACCCCCGGTCGGGTCTATCCCGGTAAAAGAATGGCCGGACAGTATGGGGCTTCCCAGGTTACCGTCCGTCGCTTGACAGTGGTGCGGGTGGATGCGGAGCGGAACTTGCTGATCATCAAAGGGGCTTTACCTGGTAAACCCGGCACTTTGTTGAACATCACCCCTGCGAAAACCGTTGGTCGGGGCTAA
- a CDS encoding DUF1823 family protein produces MAEVIPNNLPPLTKDTFWAIINQEISDEVVNALLAYYLGYRFDGDRQKWELGEVESSWAQEYPVPPNFIENRPPTVKLTRSIPPENKQLLKEQLGFTGYKIGEFTPRHTRRATAVNWLLSYMATHNLLLH; encoded by the coding sequence ATGGCTGAAGTTATCCCCAACAATCTTCCTCCCCTCACTAAAGACACTTTCTGGGCCATCATTAACCAGGAAATCAGTGATGAGGTAGTCAACGCTCTACTTGCTTACTATCTTGGTTATCGATTTGATGGCGATCGCCAAAAATGGGAACTGGGAGAAGTGGAGTCAAGCTGGGCCCAGGAATATCCGGTCCCCCCCAATTTCATCGAAAACCGTCCCCCCACAGTGAAGTTGACCCGTTCTATTCCGCCGGAAAATAAACAATTGCTCAAGGAACAGTTGGGCTTTACGGGCTACAAAATTGGTGAGTTTACTCCCCGCCACACCCGCCGCGCCACAGCGGTCAATTGGCTACTTAGTTACATGGCCACACATAATCTGCTCTTGCACTGA